The Treponema succinifaciens DSM 2489 region TCATCCTGTTTTTCAAGAAGATTTGCAATATAAAGGATTTCTTGCTTTGTCTGGGAAATTCCGTTTGCGGCGTTGCTTAAAAAAACTTTTATGCCTAGATTTTCCAGAGGCTTTTTTAAAAAATCGTGCATTCCTTGCGAGCCGTAAACAAAATCTGGGGAATATGCCAGTATTGTTTCAATACTTAAGTTTTTTCCGTCGAATCCGCCAACTGAAGGCAATTTTTTTAATTCTTCCGGGTAGTCGCAGTAGTCTGTTCTTGCTTTTATTTTGTCAAAACTGTCTAAGGCGCATAATATTTCTGCCCCTGAAGGTGAAAGGCATACTATTTTTTTCGGTGAAAATTTGTCTTCTGCACCCAATGATGGAAGGGTACAGATTGAAATTACAACGAAAAATGCAAGAGATTTTAATTTTTTTACTGGAAAATTCAATTATTTTGCACCCCATTCACTGTAGTATGCGTCAATTTCTTTTTTTATTTCGTCGGTTATGATTTTTTTGTCGCCGTTTGTATATAAGCATTCAACAACATCTGCCATTGAAACTATTGCACGTGCAGGAAATCCGTATTTTTCTGTTATAACGTCAAGGGCGGCTTTTGTGCTGTCAGGTGCTTTTTCCATGCGGTTCAGGCTTACGATTTCGCCTACAATTTTTATTCCGTCGGAAGTTGTTTCCTGCGCTTTGATTTTTGGGTAAGTTTCTTCAATTGATTTTCCGGAAGTTGTTACGTCTTCTATTATAACAACCCGGTCTCCGTCTTGAATTTTGTATCCTAAAAGAGAACCTTTGTCTGCGCCGTGGTCCTTTTCTTCTTTTCTGTCTGAGCAATATTTGATTTCTTTTTCATAAAGGTTATGATATGCGATTGCTGTTGCTACGGCCAGAGGAATTCCTTTGTATGCAGGTCCAAACAAAACGTCAAAGTTGTCTCCAAAATTGTCGTGGATTGCTTTTGCATAGAATTCTCCGAGGCGCGCAAGCTGGTTTCCTGTTGTGTATGCTCCTGCGTTCATAAAAAAAGGTGATTTTCTTCCGCTTTTGAGTGTAAATGAGCCGAATTTAAGTACGTTGCATTCAACCATAAAATCTATAAAGTCTTTTTTGTATTGTTCCATAAGAAATTTCCTTGAATTGGTTAGTTTGAATTTTATGCTCTACAACTAACGATAGTTTTATTAAAACTATCGTTAGTTAAAATGTTTTTACATACGCTCGTTTTCTACAGGAAGCGCATTTTTGCCCATTACGGCAATGATTGTGCTTCCGTCTTTTAAAAGCTCAGCTGGAATTGTGGAAGAATCGATGCGTTTTCCGTCTATTTCGATATATTCAATTCCTTTTGAAACGTGCGAAGGATTTTTTACTTCAATGTGAAGATTCATTTTTCTCCAGCGGCGTTCAACTTTAAATCCGTCCCAGTCATGCTTAATGCATGGATCAATCAAAAGTCCGTTGTACTGCGGGCGGATTCCAAGCATATACTGCGTGATTGAATAATAGTTCCAAGTTGCGGCTCCAGAAAGCCAGGAAACTCTTGTGTTGCCCGGACGTTTTGAATATGTGGAATAAGTTGTCTGCCCGATAACATAAGGTTCGCTCTGGCGGATTTCTGCCTTTGTGTTGTATGTAGCTGGAAGCGCGGCTTTGCAATATTCGTAGGCTCTGTCGCCGTTTCCGTTCATGATTTCAGCGATAATTCCCCAGCCTTGTGTGTGGTTGAAAATTCCGGCATTTTCCTTTATTCCCGGAAGATATACAACTGAGCTCATTATGTCGCGGCTTGCATAGATAAATGGCGGCGCGCAAAGCATAAGTCCGTAAGGAGTTGCAAGTTTTTCTTTTACAGATTCAAGGCAGGTTTTCATTTGTTCTGGAGTTGCGGCTCCTGAAAGAACTGACCAGACTTGTGTGTTGAAGTAAATCTGTCCTTCTTCAATTGACTGAGTTCCGTAGACTGTTCCGTCTTCTGCGATTGCCCATATAAACCATTTTCCGTCCCAGCATTTTTTCTGGATGTTTTCATCGAGTTTTTTGCGCTCGCTCAAAGCCCAGTCAGCTTCGTCGTTTTTTCCGAGGCGTTTTGAAATATCCGCGTAAGTTGTAAGTCCGAGTCTAAGCTGGAATGCAACAAAAAGGCTTTCTCCGTGGTAGCCGAGTTTTAGGCAGTCGTTCCAGTCGGCGAGAAGTCCGCAAGGAAGTCCGTCTTTTCCCATTCTCTCAAGATTGAACAAAAGAGCCTGCTTTAAATGTCCGTAAACTGTATCTTCGCCCTTGTCTGCATAAGGAACTACGCGGTTGAAGAAATCAAAGTTTCCAGTTTCTGCGACAAAACAAGGTACAGCATTAAAGAACCACTGGCAGTCGTCTGAGCGGAATTTTTCTGCTGGAATCATTTTTTGTTTTCCGGCTTCAAAATCCTTGCTTATTACAGGCAATGCGCCTCCGTTTGAAAACTGCCCGCTTAAAAGCCGAACAAGACGTTCTTCTGCTTCCTGCGGAATTGCCGCGCTTACTCCAAGAATATCCTGAACTGAATCTCTGTAGCCAAGTCCGTCGCGTTCTCCGTTGTAAACCAAAGATGCGGCTCTTGACCAGGCGAAAGTTATAAGGCAGTTATAAAGTCCCCACATATTCACTGTGTGGTTTATGTCTTCATCCGGCGTAACTGCCGAAAAGCTGTTTAGCTTTGAATGCCAGTTTTTTATAAGCTTTTCAAATTCTTGGTCTGCGCGTTCAAATGTTCCAAATTCTTCTACAGTTTTTTTGCCTTCAACATTTGCGTCTCCGATTCCGAGAAGAACCATGATTTCTTTTGTTTCACCCGGATTCAGTTCAATGTCAGCTTGAACTGTTCCGCAAGAATTGTCTCCGAACGCTTCTGAATTTGAGCATTCGCCTTTTAAAACTGCCGCAGGTTCTTTGTAGTTTCCGTAAGTTCCGATAAATGCTTCACGGCTTGTGTCGAATCCTGTCATTGGCGCGCCAGCAAGAGCTATCCATTCGCTCATGTAGTCGTTGATTGCAGGATTTTTCTGATGCTGAATATAAAGGTTTTCGTGTATTGAATAACGCAGCATATTTGGCGCGGACTTTTCGCCTTTGACAATGAAAATTGAATACTGCAAATTTACTTGGTCTTGCGTTGTGTTCCATTGATTTGAAAATTCGCAGTAGCTGAATGCGCGGAGCTTGCGTTTTTTGCTTCCGGTGTTTGTAACTTTTAAACGCCAGTATTCAAATGTCTGCCCGAGCGGAACATAATATTTTGTTTCAGATTTGATTCCTTCGTATTCAGAAGTGATTTTTGTGTATGCAGTTCCGTGGCGGCATTCGCTTTTAAATTTGTCCAAAGGTTTTCCTACAGGTTGCCAGGAAGCTGACCAGTAGTCGCCTGATTCCATGTCGCGCAGATAAAAATAGCGGCCAGGCTGATCCATTGGAATTGAATTGAATCTAAGGCGCATAAATCTTCCCTGCGCTCCAGACTTGTAAAATCCGTAGCCACCCGCGTTGTTTGTTATGACAGCTCCATATTCAGTTGAGCCAAGATAGTTGCTCCAGGAAGTCGGTGTGTCTGGACGTGTAATAACGTATTCTTTGGCTTCGTCATCAAAATATCCGTATTGCATTTTGTTCTCCGTAAAATTTTCTTTTCCAAATCATAATGAATTTTTGCATTTATTAGAATAGAATTTTCTGCGGAATCGAAAGTTTTAAAAAAATCGTAAGAATTTATAAAAAAAATGAATTTTTTATTTGACAAATAAAAGAAACGATGATAGCCTAATTTTTAGGAAACCGGTTGCCATGTGATTGAGTTCACACGTCCTTCTTGGCGGCCGGTATTTCTATTTAGGAAAGCTGGATTTTTCTGGCTGATATTTTTCATAAAGTTAAAATGGAGGAAACTTATGAAGAAAAATTTTGCAGTTATTTCTGCAGTGATGATTGGAGCTTTTGCTTTTATCGTGGGAGGATGCTCTAAAGATAAGGCATCTCAGGGAAAATCAGATGCAAACAACAAGCTTGTAGTCTGGTCTTTTACAGACGAGCTTAACGGAATGATTGATAATTATTTCAAGAAAGACTCTCGTTTTGCCGGAAAATATGATATTTCATTTTCTCTCACACCTACTGACCAGTTTCCTAACAAACTTGACCCTGTACTGGCTTCTGGTTCTGGATGTCCTGATGTTTTCGCTCTTGAAGATGCTTTTGTGCGCAAATACATTGAATCAGGTCTTTTGCTTGACATTACAGATATTTATAACGAAGTAAAGGACAAGGTTTATCCGTATCCTGTAGAAGTCGGAACTTACAACGGAAAAGTTTACGGAATGTCTTGGCAGGTTACTCCGGGTGCAGTTTTCTATCGCCGTTCTCTTGCAAAAAAGTATCTTGGGACAGACGATCCTGCCGAAGTTCAGAAGCATCTTGCAAACTGGGATAAATTCCTTGAAACAGCAGAGCTTTTGAAACAAAAGTCAAATGGTGACTGCTATATTGTTTCTTCTACTGGCGATATGTTCAAGCCTTATAGTGCTGGCCGCGCATCTCCTTGGGTTGTAGATGACAAGCTTGTTATTGACCAGAAAATGTATGACTACATGGATATGTGCAAAATCTTGCATGACAAGGGCTATGAAGGCCGTGTTGGCCAGTGGTCTGAAGGTTGGTTTGCAGGAATGAAAGGTGTTTTCAAGGATGAATCAGGAAAAAATAAGGAAATATTCAGCTACTTCTTGCCAACTTGGGGACTTCATTATGTTCTTAAGACAAATGCTCCTGAATCTGCTGGCGACTGGGCAATGTGCGCAGGTCCTGTAGGCTATCGCTGGGGTGGAACTTGGGTTGCGGCATGGAAAGGAACAAAGAATCCTAACGCTGCTAAAGAATTTATAAAATACATTGCTACTGACGACACATTCCTTGAGTCATGGGCAAAAAATACAGGCGATGTTGTTTCAAACAAGAATGTTGTTGATAAAATAAAAGACAGCTATGCAGATCCTTATCTTGCTGGACAGAATCACTATTCAGCTTTTGCAGAAATGGCTAAATCTGTAAATGGAAAACTTTCGCAGGGAACAGATCAGGCTATTGAGTCAATATTTTCTGAAGAAACAGCGGCTTACGTAAATGGTGAAAAAACAAAGCAGCAGGCTCTTGATGACTTCAAGGTTCAAGTTTCTTCAACACTTTCACTTTCTTTGTAATGTAGCTTAAAAAACATTTATGCCTGATGCAGTTTCTTATATTCTGCATTGGGCATATATTTTTCCCGGTTTCTGCCGGAAAATTTTTTGGAGGTTTCAAGATGAAAAAAAAATCCGGAATAGAAACCAAGACAAATAGAAACGGATACTTTTTTGTTTTGCCTTTTATACTGGTTTATGCGGCATTTCAGTTTTGGCCGATTTTGTATACATTGATTTTAGGATTCAGCGATTTAAAAGGTCTTCGCTCTGATTTTAGTTTTGTCGGGTTAAAGAATTTTCAGAAACTTATACATGATAGATATTTCTGGGGTTCAGTAAAAAACACTTTTATAATGTGGGGCTGCAATTTTGCTCCTCAGCTTGGAATCGCCTTGCTTTTTGCAATCTGGTTTACTGATATAAGGCTGAATCTAAAAGGAAGAGGATTGTTCCGTGCGGTTTTTTATATGCCGAATCTTTTGACAACCGCATCTATTGCGATTCTTTTTAGAAGCCTTTTTGCTTATCCAGTTGGACCTGTAAATCAGTTTTTGACAGGAACTCTGGGAATTTGGTCTTCTGGAGTTGTTGACGGTGAGATTGTAAACCAGGGATTCAATTTCTTTAGAATGCCAAATGCTTCGCGGCTGATTGTTTCTTTTATTCAATGGTGGATGTGGTGCGGCCATACTTTGATTATGCTTATGGCTGGAATAACAAGCATTTCTCCTTCTTTGTATGAGGCTGCCATTGTTGACGGAGCGAATAACCGTCAGCAGACTTTCTATATAACATTGCCGCTTTTACGCCCGATGATGCTTTATATTCTTGTTACTTCGATGATCGGTGGAATGCAGCTTTTTGAAATTCCTTTCCTTCTCACAGGAATGCACGGAGAGCCTGACTTTAAGATTAGAACGATGTCAGTTTATCTTTACAATATGGGATTCCAAGGCGGAACAGATTATTCTTATGCCGCTGCAATTGCGATTGCTATCTTTATTATCACAATTATTTTGTCTCTTGGAATAAATGCTCTTGTAAAGGAGCGTCCTGCAAAATCCCGCAAGGAAGACTGATACAAGGAGCTTGTTATGAAATATAAGTATGGACTTACAGTTAAAAGAACAGTATTATATGTGCTGATGATTTTCTTTGCGTTGCTTGCAGTTATTCCGATTTATCTTATGCTTATAAACGCAACGAGAACAAATGCGCAGATTAACTCCGGAATTTCACTTTTGCCGGGAAATAATACTTTGCAAAACTGGAAAAATCTTACAAGCCGCTCTTTTAAAATCTGGCGCGGATTTGGAAACAGTGCGGTTATTGCTATTTTTTCAACTGTGCTTGGAGTTTATTTTTCTACATTGACAGCTTATGGAATTCAGGTTTATAAATTTAAGGGAAGGAATTTGCTCTGGGGATTTATTTTAGTTGTTATTATGATTCCTGGAACTCTTTCGTTTATCGGATTCTATCAGTTTATGGCTAAAATTCATCTTACAAACAGCTTTATTCCGCTGATTGTTCCTTCAATTGCTTCTGCTGGAACTGTTCTTTTTTTGCGCCAGTATATGGAATCAATTCTTTCATTTGAGCTTATTGATGCCGGAAGAATTGACGGAGCTGGTGAATTTAGAATTTTCAACACGATAATGCTCCCGATTTTGACACCAGCAATCGCTGCGCAGAGTATTTTTTCTTTTGTTGCTTCTTGGAACAATTTTATGACGCCGTTTGTTCTTCTTTCTGATCAAGATAAATATACTTTGCCAATGCTTGTTCAGTCTTTGCGCGGAGATATTTACCGCACAGAATACGGCTCAATTTATCTTGGAGTCGCAGTTTCGTTGATTCCGATTCTTGTGTTCTATGCGTTTATGTCAAGATATATTATTTCTGGAATTACAATGGGAAGCGTAAAAGAGTAAAATAAAGACAGAGGTAAAATTAATATGAAAATTTATAATCCTATTCTTTCAGGGTTTCATGCTGACCCTTCAATTGTCAATGCAGATGGCGAATGCATTATTGCGAATTCTACATTTGAATGGTTTCCGGGTGTTGAGTTGCATCGTTCTAAAGACATGAAGACATGGAAACCTGCGCCTTCTCCGCTTTCTGAAAAACGTCTTTTGGATATGGCGGGAAACAAGGCTTCGTGTGGAATTTGGGCGCCGTGCCTTTCTTATTCAGATGGAATTTTTTATCTTGTTTTTACAAATGTAAGAAGCTGGAACGATGGTCCTTGGAAAGACTGCCCGAATTTTTTAACTACTGCTGAATCTATTGAAGGTCCTTGGTCTGATCCGGTTTTTATGAATGCCTCTGGATTTGACGCTTCTTTGTTCCATGATGACGACGGAAAAAAATGGTTTGTGAACATGGAATGGGATTATAGACAGCAAGGTCCGCGCCAGTTTTCTGGAATTCTTGTTCAGGAATATGATTGCAAGGCAAAAAAACTTGTTGGAAAAGTTCATAAGATTTTTTTAGGAACGGACATTGGGCTTGTGGAAGGTCCGCATCTTTATAAGCGCGACGGATGGTATTATCTTGTTTGTGCGGAAGGTGGAACTAGCTATGAACATGCAATAACTTGCGCAAGGTCAAAAAATTTATTCGGACCTTATGAAGTTCATCCTGCAAATCCTCTGATTACTTCTTATGGCTATGACTGCAAGTTAAAAAGGGCTGGTCACGGCTCTTGGTGCAAGTCTCCAGACGGAAAAAAAGATTATTTGGTTTATCTTTGCGGACGCCCCCTTGAAGGAACTGAGCGCTGTGTTCTTGGGCGCGAAACTGGAATTGCAGAACTTGAATGGAAAGAAGGATGGCCTTGGGTGAAGCAGTCCGACGGAACTTTAAAGAATTGTCCGCCTGATTACATAGAACTAAATGGTCGCGGAGTTGTTGCACCAGGCTGTGGAGTTGTTCATGTTGCTGAAAAATATGAATTTAAAAACAAGGATTTTCTAGCGGAATTTAAAACCTTAAGAATTCCTTTTGATGATAAACGCTTTTCAATTTCAGAACGTCCGGGCTTTTTAAGAATTCACGGAGGGCAGTCTCCTAGTTCTTGCTTTGAGCAGAGCATTTTGGCGCGCCGCCAGACTGATTTTGATTTTGTTGCTGAAACAAAAATGGAATTCAGCCCGGAAAATTTTCAGCATTTTGCGGGAATGGTTTACCGTTATGATGAAAAATCCCAGTATCTTTGCATTGTAACTCAAGATGAGCAAAAAGGAAAAGTTATTCAGGTTATGTCCATTATGCCAGAAGGATTTTCCCGTGAAATGGAATGTCAGATTGATGAAGAAAAACCTGTCTGGATAAGGCTTGAAGTTCATCAAAAAACTGGATTTTTCTATTGGTCGCAGGATGGGAAAAATTTCAGGCAGATTCGTCCGCTTATAGATGCAAGTAAACTGTCCGATGAATATGGAACTCAAGGATTTACAGGAGCATTTGTGGGAATGTATTGCGCCGACTTGATTTCCTATAAGAAATTTGCAGACTTTGAATATTTTTCCTATAAGAGGCTCGGCTAAACGTATTTTCCATCTTTGCTTGAATAAGGATGAACAAAATTCATTTGTAAAATTTTGAAATTCTTGTTCATCCTAGATTAAGATTATAAATTGTAGTTCAAGCGGAGGCGGAAAATTTAATGGTTACAATTTATGATATCGCTTTAAAAACAGGTTATTCTGCTCCTACAGTTTCCAAGGCTCTTAACAAGACTGGTGGCTTAAGCAATTCAACTAGAAAAAAAATCCTTGATGCAGCCAAGGAGTTAGGCTATCGCCCAAATATGACAGCCCGCGCTCTTACTACAAAAAAGTCTTTTTTAATAGGGGTAATTTATGAAGATGCCGATATGCAAAGAGGTTTCGATCATCCTTTGTTTGGAAAGATTCTGAATAAATTCAGGGAATGTTTGGAATTTGCCGGGTACGATTTGCTTTTTATTTCCCATGCTCTAATTGGAGAAAAAAAGTCTTATGTTGAGCACTGCTACCACAGAAATGTAGATGCGGTTGGAATTATAAATCCTCTCAGTGCGGACAATGAAATTATGGAGCTTGCAGAATCCGACATTCCTTGCGTTTCAACAAACTTTATAATTCCCGGAATTTCAACTGTTGTAACTGCAAATGTTGATGCTGGATATAAAGCCGCTTCATGTTTTATTAAAAACGGACATAAAAAAATTGCCTACATAGGCGGAACTTATTCACAATATAATATGGCTGCAATTGACCGCTTGGAAGGATTAAAAAAAGCCTTTAAAGATTTCGGGCTGAAATATGATGAATCTTATGTGAAATTTTGCCATAAATGGTCGCGAGCGGAAAGCCATGATGCTATGAAAGAGCTTCTTGAACGGCATGACGATATTACCGCAGTTTTTGTTGCAAATGACAATATGGCGGTCGGCGCAATGGAATATGTAAAATCAATTGGAAAAAGAATTCCCGACGACATTTCTTTTATTGGTTTTGATGATGAAATGATTTCCGAATTTTATTCTCCGCCTTTGACAACATTCAGGCAGGATATAAAGACAATCGGCGAGCTTTCTGCAGAAATCCTTATGAATCGTCTTGTTGGAATTCCTGTGGGCGAATGTGTCCGTGTGCCGGCTATATTTATAGAAAGAAATTCAGTGAAAAAACTTTAGCATTTTCCGGGTGTTGAAAAAATAGCGGAATAACATTATTCTTTTATGGTTTGCGGTTATCGTATATCGGTATTACACAGGCTTCCCAAGCCTGATAGGCGGGTTCGACTCCCGTTGACCGCTGCTTGTTTTCAGCATATTACAAAGACTTTTCTGGAGAAAACAATGAATCCTTTTGATATGGTAAAAAATCTTGCGGGAATGCAGAGCCAGCTTAAGGCGGCGCAGGAAAAGCTTGCTGAGCTTGAGGCTGAAGGCTCTTCCGGCGGAAATATGGTGCAAGTTACTGTAAACGGAAAATTTGAGCTTGTAGATATAAAGCTTGATCCAATCTGTGTTGATAACAGAGATGTTCCTATGCTTCAGGATTTAATAAAAGCCGCCCATCATGCTGCCCTAGAAAAAATTCAGGATGAAATAAAAAATCAGCTTGGACCTATGGTTGCAGGAATGAATATTCCGGGAATGGGCGTGTAAAAAATGAACGCTCTTGACGAGTTGACAGAAAGTTTTTCAAGGCTTCCTGGAATCGGAAAAAAATCTGCGGCTAGAATTGCAAGCCATCTTTTAAAGACCGACAGTTCTTTTAATATCCGTTTTTCAAATCAAATTTTGTCGTTGCAGGAAAGAATAAAACCTTGTTCTATTTGCGGCGCCTGGACAGAAGAAGATCCCTGCCCTATTTGTTCCGACATTGCAAGAGATAAAACAATTCTTTGTGTTGTTGAGCAGCCACAGGACGTTGCGACAATTGAAAGTTCTCATGAATTCCACGGATTGTTTCATGTTTTGGGCGGAGTTATTTCTCCTCTTGAAGGAATTACGCCGGACAAGCTTAGAATTTCACAGCTGCTTGAGCGTGTAAAGCTTGGTGTTATAAAAGAAGTCATTATTGCAACGAATCCCACTGTTGAAGGCGATACAACAGCTCTTTTTATACAGCGCGTTTTGCAAGACACTCAAGTTGTTGTTACGCGGCTTGCTTCTGGACTTCCGGCTGGAGGAGATTTGGAATATGCGGACCGGCTTACATTGGCAAGAAGTTTTCAGGGACGCGTTAAAATTTAGCACAACGGTTCTTCTGGTTTGATTTTATCAGTTATCCGTGTTATTCTCTAAATATATGAATTTTATTTGTTCCATAAAAATTTTTGCTGCCTACATTGCTATCGTTATGCTTGGTCTTTGTACTGGCGCGTTTCTTTATATGACTTATTCGCTTTGCACAGTTCTTGTTGCCGGGCAGAAATTTTCTGCATTTAGTTCAGGATTTTTTTTACAGGGAATTTTTGAAGTTTTGCCGACTGTGCTTTCATTGTGTCCTTTATTTATTTCTTTCTATTTAATCCGACATAAAGAAATTCCTTGGTATTCAGTTCTAGTCTGCATGATTTTGCATTTGTGCCTTTGGATTTTTTTTATTCCGGCGTTAAAAGAAAAACTTGAAATTTCAGTTTATAAAAATAAGGAAATGCAAGCCGCAGTTTCTCTTTCGCCCGGATATTTTAGAGTTTCGCAAGACAACCGCTATGTTTTGTATTATTCAGAAGTTGACTCAGAAAACAATGCCTCTGGAGTTTGCATTGACAAATCAAAGTCAAACGGCAATGTTTTTACTTTCAGCTCGGAAAAGCCTGCGATTTTTCAAGATGAATTTTCAGATCCGCTTATAAAAAATACAGTTGAAATGCCGGTTCTTCTAAAACAGATTTTAAAGTATTTTCAAAAGTTTACAGTTTCATCATATTCAAGATGCTCTGA contains the following coding sequences:
- the recR gene encoding recombination mediator RecR, which produces MNALDELTESFSRLPGIGKKSAARIASHLLKTDSSFNIRFSNQILSLQERIKPCSICGAWTEEDPCPICSDIARDKTILCVVEQPQDVATIESSHEFHGLFHVLGGVISPLEGITPDKLRISQLLERVKLGVIKEVIIATNPTVEGDTTALFIQRVLQDTQVVVTRLASGLPAGGDLEYADRLTLARSFQGRVKI
- a CDS encoding carbohydrate ABC transporter permease, encoding MKYKYGLTVKRTVLYVLMIFFALLAVIPIYLMLINATRTNAQINSGISLLPGNNTLQNWKNLTSRSFKIWRGFGNSAVIAIFSTVLGVYFSTLTAYGIQVYKFKGRNLLWGFILVVIMIPGTLSFIGFYQFMAKIHLTNSFIPLIVPSIASAGTVLFLRQYMESILSFELIDAGRIDGAGEFRIFNTIMLPILTPAIAAQSIFSFVASWNNFMTPFVLLSDQDKYTLPMLVQSLRGDIYRTEYGSIYLGVAVSLIPILVFYAFMSRYIISGITMGSVKE
- the pyrE gene encoding orotate phosphoribosyltransferase, whose translation is MEQYKKDFIDFMVECNVLKFGSFTLKSGRKSPFFMNAGAYTTGNQLARLGEFYAKAIHDNFGDNFDVLFGPAYKGIPLAVATAIAYHNLYEKEIKYCSDRKEEKDHGADKGSLLGYKIQDGDRVVIIEDVTTSGKSIEETYPKIKAQETTSDGIKIVGEIVSLNRMEKAPDSTKAALDVITEKYGFPARAIVSMADVVECLYTNGDKKIITDEIKKEIDAYYSEWGAK
- a CDS encoding ABC transporter substrate-binding protein; translation: MKKNFAVISAVMIGAFAFIVGGCSKDKASQGKSDANNKLVVWSFTDELNGMIDNYFKKDSRFAGKYDISFSLTPTDQFPNKLDPVLASGSGCPDVFALEDAFVRKYIESGLLLDITDIYNEVKDKVYPYPVEVGTYNGKVYGMSWQVTPGAVFYRRSLAKKYLGTDDPAEVQKHLANWDKFLETAELLKQKSNGDCYIVSSTGDMFKPYSAGRASPWVVDDKLVIDQKMYDYMDMCKILHDKGYEGRVGQWSEGWFAGMKGVFKDESGKNKEIFSYFLPTWGLHYVLKTNAPESAGDWAMCAGPVGYRWGGTWVAAWKGTKNPNAAKEFIKYIATDDTFLESWAKNTGDVVSNKNVVDKIKDSYADPYLAGQNHYSAFAEMAKSVNGKLSQGTDQAIESIFSEETAAYVNGEKTKQQALDDFKVQVSSTLSLSL
- a CDS encoding GH36-type glycosyl hydrolase domain-containing protein, with product MQYGYFDDEAKEYVITRPDTPTSWSNYLGSTEYGAVITNNAGGYGFYKSGAQGRFMRLRFNSIPMDQPGRYFYLRDMESGDYWSASWQPVGKPLDKFKSECRHGTAYTKITSEYEGIKSETKYYVPLGQTFEYWRLKVTNTGSKKRKLRAFSYCEFSNQWNTTQDQVNLQYSIFIVKGEKSAPNMLRYSIHENLYIQHQKNPAINDYMSEWIALAGAPMTGFDTSREAFIGTYGNYKEPAAVLKGECSNSEAFGDNSCGTVQADIELNPGETKEIMVLLGIGDANVEGKKTVEEFGTFERADQEFEKLIKNWHSKLNSFSAVTPDEDINHTVNMWGLYNCLITFAWSRAASLVYNGERDGLGYRDSVQDILGVSAAIPQEAEERLVRLLSGQFSNGGALPVISKDFEAGKQKMIPAEKFRSDDCQWFFNAVPCFVAETGNFDFFNRVVPYADKGEDTVYGHLKQALLFNLERMGKDGLPCGLLADWNDCLKLGYHGESLFVAFQLRLGLTTYADISKRLGKNDEADWALSERKKLDENIQKKCWDGKWFIWAIAEDGTVYGTQSIEEGQIYFNTQVWSVLSGAATPEQMKTCLESVKEKLATPYGLMLCAPPFIYASRDIMSSVVYLPGIKENAGIFNHTQGWGIIAEIMNGNGDRAYEYCKAALPATYNTKAEIRQSEPYVIGQTTYSTYSKRPGNTRVSWLSGAATWNYYSITQYMLGIRPQYNGLLIDPCIKHDWDGFKVERRWRKMNLHIEVKNPSHVSKGIEYIEIDGKRIDSSTIPAELLKDGSTIIAVMGKNALPVENERM
- a CDS encoding glycoside hydrolase family 43 protein — encoded protein: MKIYNPILSGFHADPSIVNADGECIIANSTFEWFPGVELHRSKDMKTWKPAPSPLSEKRLLDMAGNKASCGIWAPCLSYSDGIFYLVFTNVRSWNDGPWKDCPNFLTTAESIEGPWSDPVFMNASGFDASLFHDDDGKKWFVNMEWDYRQQGPRQFSGILVQEYDCKAKKLVGKVHKIFLGTDIGLVEGPHLYKRDGWYYLVCAEGGTSYEHAITCARSKNLFGPYEVHPANPLITSYGYDCKLKRAGHGSWCKSPDGKKDYLVYLCGRPLEGTERCVLGRETGIAELEWKEGWPWVKQSDGTLKNCPPDYIELNGRGVVAPGCGVVHVAEKYEFKNKDFLAEFKTLRIPFDDKRFSISERPGFLRIHGGQSPSSCFEQSILARRQTDFDFVAETKMEFSPENFQHFAGMVYRYDEKSQYLCIVTQDEQKGKVIQVMSIMPEGFSREMECQIDEEKPVWIRLEVHQKTGFFYWSQDGKNFRQIRPLIDASKLSDEYGTQGFTGAFVGMYCADLISYKKFADFEYFSYKRLG
- a CDS encoding YbaB/EbfC family nucleoid-associated protein; translated protein: MNPFDMVKNLAGMQSQLKAAQEKLAELEAEGSSGGNMVQVTVNGKFELVDIKLDPICVDNRDVPMLQDLIKAAHHAALEKIQDEIKNQLGPMVAGMNIPGMGV
- a CDS encoding LacI family DNA-binding transcriptional regulator, with protein sequence MVTIYDIALKTGYSAPTVSKALNKTGGLSNSTRKKILDAAKELGYRPNMTARALTTKKSFLIGVIYEDADMQRGFDHPLFGKILNKFRECLEFAGYDLLFISHALIGEKKSYVEHCYHRNVDAVGIINPLSADNEIMELAESDIPCVSTNFIIPGISTVVTANVDAGYKAASCFIKNGHKKIAYIGGTYSQYNMAAIDRLEGLKKAFKDFGLKYDESYVKFCHKWSRAESHDAMKELLERHDDITAVFVANDNMAVGAMEYVKSIGKRIPDDISFIGFDDEMISEFYSPPLTTFRQDIKTIGELSAEILMNRLVGIPVGECVRVPAIFIERNSVKKL
- a CDS encoding ABC transporter substrate-binding protein — translated: MNFPVKKLKSLAFFVVISICTLPSLGAEDKFSPKKIVCLSPSGAEILCALDSFDKIKARTDYCDYPEELKKLPSVGGFDGKNLSIETILAYSPDFVYGSQGMHDFLKKPLENLGIKVFLSNAANGISQTKQEILYIANLLEKQDEGKKIVEHIEQQINSVPKSASIKTVYYEVWNEPFMTAGKSSFINELLEAAGYKNIFDSIKESYPMVSEESIIASQPQIIILPDANGINPQDIKMRRGWNRIPAVKNNSIFAINADLISRPGPRIGEAVLALSKIAN
- a CDS encoding carbohydrate ABC transporter permease, giving the protein MKKKSGIETKTNRNGYFFVLPFILVYAAFQFWPILYTLILGFSDLKGLRSDFSFVGLKNFQKLIHDRYFWGSVKNTFIMWGCNFAPQLGIALLFAIWFTDIRLNLKGRGLFRAVFYMPNLLTTASIAILFRSLFAYPVGPVNQFLTGTLGIWSSGVVDGEIVNQGFNFFRMPNASRLIVSFIQWWMWCGHTLIMLMAGITSISPSLYEAAIVDGANNRQQTFYITLPLLRPMMLYILVTSMIGGMQLFEIPFLLTGMHGEPDFKIRTMSVYLYNMGFQGGTDYSYAAAIAIAIFIITIILSLGINALVKERPAKSRKED